A DNA window from Bos javanicus breed banteng chromosome 10, ARS-OSU_banteng_1.0, whole genome shotgun sequence contains the following coding sequences:
- the LOC133254879 gene encoding uncharacterized protein LOC133254879, with translation MRAAASAPRGRRRTSSGAAVATTRPAPASPGAIGYRFSCLSLGAPGERGLHCPAGAPASISPPTPHRRESRGSGAGGRQSSPESSALPKPEEKQDTEEATPRTRGDGAGAPEGAEGGGPQGPARHLPSAHPESQPRPCHRPTTAPPRPLPRTPARGERAPPPFPPTPASGAPRPPPPPNRPKAPRTF, from the exons ATGAGGGCGGCGGCGAGCGCCCCCAGGGGCCGCAGGCGCACCTCCTCCGGGGCAGCTGTCGCCACCACCCGCCCGGCTCCGGCCTCCCCGGGAGCAATAGGCTATCGATTCAGCTGCCTGTCGCTAGGAGCCCCGGGAGAGCGAGGCCTACATTGCCCGGCCGGAGCCCCGGCCTCGATTTCACCACCTACCCCACACCGGAGGGAGAGCCGCGGgagtggggcgggggggaggcaATCAAGCCCAG AGTCCTCGGCACTCCCGAAAccagaagaaaaacaagacaCGGAAGAGGCCACCCCCAGGACCCGAGGAGATGGCGCTGGGGCCCCTGAGGGCGCCGAGGGGGGCGGCCCACAGGGACCCGCCCGTCACCTCCCCTCGGCTCACCCGGAGTCGCAGCCCCGACCCTGTCACCGCCCTACCACGGCCCCCCCAAGGCCCCTTCCCAGGACGCCGGCAAGAGGGGAGCGagctccccctcccttccccccaaccccgGCCTCAGGCGCGCCTCGGCCTCCTCCCCCTCCAAATCGCCCAAAGGCCCCCCGCACCTTTTAA